The genomic interval CATAAACCTGGGCTGGGCCATGAACACATTGGCATATCTCTCTTTATCAAACACGGCCTGTAAACTTTCACTGTCCTGGAAAGACAGGTAATGTGTCTTCAGCAGACCTGTGGAAAAAAATAAGGACACTCAGACTCTTTCCAAGCCGAACACAGACCAATTAATGCATATGATGTGCTGCAAAGAACCACACAGCTGTGGGAGTAAAAGAGATAACTGTAATGACATCATCCATTTTAAGAACCGTGAACCGTCTGAGGGGGAAGTGAGGTTCTGATACCATGTTTGCAGTGCAGCGTGAAGGTGAGGcggttcttcttcttgtcctgcTCGATGTGACATTTTTCCACCGTCTTCTCGAGAGACGCCAGAGACCTGAACACGGCCTGCACGCTCTGAGAGGAACATGAGaaggacagaaacacagcacTTACATTACATGTGCACTTTGATTTCTAAAATCTACAAGTGAACAGGTGCCCCACATTTTGTTGACATGCAACAATTCAACTGCTTGGTGACACACATCCTGCTCTTTGAAACTGCTGCCGTAACCACAGAGCCGTACCATAGACACATTCTGACAGGAAATATAGTCTTTGAAGTTTAAGTACAGAGTCACTTACTGGTTCTGCTCTTAATCACAGAAATTGGATCATTAATAACCAAAAATGTTTTGATGTAAAAGTAATTGTTGATTGGTATGTTtcaggggaaaaacaaaagataatAAATAGGTTAAGGAAATGGTTACAAGTTGGTTACTGCTGCTCAGTGTACAGTACAACGGCAGAAGATGTGACAACCTGAATTTGTTGTAACATCACGAACTGTGTCTGAGTTTAAAAACTAGTGAGTATGAAGCAGAAGAGGTCAAGACAAAAGGTCAAGGTGCAACTCCAGCTTCTAAATGGTCGTACGAATGCAAACTCAGGTAGAACGACGAAAAGAAAAAATTAGACCAGGAATAAACGCTGACAGTTTTACTAGTTCTTGTATGACGACAACATTGTATTTACACAGAGACGGCAGGTGATGGATGTTTTAAACAGTACTCATTTCACAGTAGGGGAACAAAGGCTGGTGTCTGTCTCAGCACCTTTATAGCCATCTTGCAGCGGAAGTCCTGCCCATTGGGGATGATGTACCTGTGAGGAATGTGAGGGGAAGTTGGCTTAAAACTCTGACACAGAGAAATGTCTTGAAcagtcacactgacacacacaaacacacacacagaaagagaggcTGTACCTAGTGAAGAAGAGTGGTGCGAACAGGAAGCAGCCATATGCAGACCGAGAGGAGTTCACAGACCGCAGGGCGAGcttcaagagagagagagagagaaacaaatcaGCTCTTCTTCATTGACACCCATGTGAAGCAACAAGACATGTGCACGGCAACAGGAAGTGTCGGTGCGTGTGCGTGAGCCTCTCAGCAGCTCACCCCGTCGTCCTGTGGCTCCACGTACAGCTCGTCACCGATCCTGGACAGCGAGAGGATGGCTTTGGCCAGAACTGGAcggtacacacagacacacacacacatgaccacaACACAAGTATTACAATTAATTCATTCCATATCTAATGTTATTGTTAAGACAGGACTGACCATACCTTTCACGTTTCCTCCCGTCACGACGCAATCCATTCCTGCAAACTATAGCTCCTACTGTTTCCGTTAGGTTAGCAAACTATGCTAAAAGTTAGCCGGCTCTAGCGTTTAAACACCAGCGCAAAGTGAACCAGCGGTGGTTTGATTGTTTTCACATCGGGtaaaatgtttccctgtgtcgaAAACATGCTCCATGTGTTTTGATTCTAGTGTTGTGATAAGTTTGACTTCCTATGGGGGCTCGACCGTTGCAGTTTCCAGCACCGAGCAAGCGTTGTTTACGCCGCCATTGTCCGCTTCCGCCCTGTGGACCAATCGGAGAGACAGGAAGTCGAGGGGGGCGTGGAGGATTGCACGCATGCGCGTTGggtgtctaaaaaaaaaacggtCAAAAGAAAAGTTCCCTAAAAAAGAAATGGCCCCTTCAAACATCCttcaacaataataaaacaatactattttataaaaaacagtattttaactataaaaatccaaacagcataatttaaatgatttgaaTCACTAACACTTTAATATAGTTCATATTGTTACTCAATAATAAGGATCATTtagtaataatacatttaaatatttttaaataaataaaaaatagttaGTGTGTTAATATAATAAAGTAACTGCAAGGAGGCTAACTTCAACAAATCTAAGGAGTTAACAACTTTTTGTGTCACTTTTTTGAGTTATAATATTATGTTGCATCTTGCAAAAGTCATTGCAagatttttctatttctttaaaTCTAAAGACACATAAATAGCAGCTGCTCTCAAACGCCCTGTAATTACTGTGCAAGGGTCAGAGTGGGAAACAAgagggagaatgtgtgtgtgtgtgcatgtgtgtgtacacaaacatgtgtgtgtgtggagtttggGAGAGGAgtaggaaggaagggagggaaaaTATAAAGAtgggcaggcagacagagagagtgagagagagagatagagggagagtcACCGTCAACGCACAATTATCTCACCTTACTGGTCTTTCTCGTTGGTCTGCTTCAGTGTGTAGGTTTAAAGGAACGCTGGCATGCTCCGATTCTCCTCCCATCACACTGACAGAAATGGCTGCTGGAGAAGACGAGTGACAACTGAAACCGTGGACATTTAAATGACACCAAGACTTTGAGGGGACACAAGAGGACTGCTGCTGAAACGCTTGAGGATCATGGAGGAGTGGGACCAGTGTGAGAGCGAAACATCTCGGAGAAGAAGCACAAGCAGcaaggaaaaataaacttttctatCCAACCTGAGGGAGTGATGTGTTTTAAGACACGGACCTGTGTTGATATTTGCTCCGAGGAACTGTTAAGAGAGTAATGGAGAAAGATTGGAAcatgaaagaagaaagaagtaaCCATCACAGGAGTCTTGACAAGGGATGTTGGACACAGgggtgattttcttttttcttcagtttctaCTGTCATGGTCTTCAGTTCCTTTTGGATCATCACAATACATAACACCGTGAGGAATCTAATTCGTTGAATATATTGTTAACTTACTGTTGACATGCTTTTCTGTGACTTTTGGATTTGAATCACACCAGTATTTGTTCCTAGATGTCTCACTCAAATACTCCCACAGACACTCAGGGCATGCTGCAGTCCATGCTGCAGAGACTGAGGCTCCAGCCAGGAAGAGAGGGTCAGCCCCTCCAGCACAGCCCCGGGCCCATGACAGCTGCCTCTAACCACCCTTTCAATGGCTTTCAGTTTGGTTCCAATGGAATCCCTTCAAATGAGTTTGGAATCTCTGCTGGGGATGATTTAGTCCTCAAAGATGGGGAAATACGGCAAGCAAGTGATGGCTTTGGAATGGACGGGGGTCTTGTTTCCTTCCCCTCACAGAACGACAACGTCGATAAGGACACGGGCGAGAACAGGGTGTTGGGAGAGGCCACATCACCTCGGATCACCCCAGCAGGAACCGGGCAGTCGTTTCCTGCTAAATCACTTAAAGGGGCTGATATCACTTCCTTTCAGGAGACTGATAGGGACAGGGGGACTTTTGGAAGTTCGGCTTTGACAGGGCAGGTCCCTAATCCCACAAACTCAGGACAGAATGCGATACAGGATCTGGTAAAGGTTCAGGGTTTTGCACCTAAAGTCTACATGTGGTCGTTGACGCCCACAGCGGCAAATGTTGACACAGGAAGTCAAGAAAGCGAAGTGCTTCATGTGGGAAATGGAGAAGTTGGAGCTTCGGAGCAAAGTAAAGACATTCAGTTTGTCGCAAATGGCCAAACGACAACTGACAGCAGCTCCAGACGAAAACAGCGATCGTCGGAGAGTAAGCCAAGGAGATGGACGCAGAAGATcaaggagagatggatggacagGCGGGGGAGTTCTttcaaaaaggagaaagaggatggagggagagtaGACCAGAACAGTCAGCAGGGAACTGAGGTGAGTAGTGAATTTAGATAATACTTTGGATTATATTCTCTATGTGTCAAACATCCTGAAACTGCGACTCCCTTCACAGATTTCACCTCAGAAGCTGCCACTGCCAGCAGAAAATCTCATCATTGCATCAcataaagaggaagaggggaccCTGGTCTCATTAGACACCAGCGAAGCCCTTCcacaacacacagaggacagCTGTCTCGAGGAGCGATGCAGgtgatcaaacacacaaaccagcgCTTCAGTCAGCCCCACACAAGCTCCAGTTCTCACAGTTTAGATTTTGTTGATTCGTCTCTCAGCGCTGAAGCGATACCAGTAAGATATGTGAGGTATTTCTGAGCCGAGCCAAGCCATAGCTATGGTGTTAGTTTGGGATGTTTATATGTTCGCTGTGATGTGTCCTCCTGATCTGATGTGCCACACCCCTCTCACTGACAGCACTTGTCAGCATGCTTCCTCGGCCATACTTAGGGAATGTCATAAGAAGCGTCACAGCATTTTAATAGCACCTTGTTTTATCCTCAACGAGACCATCACTGGAAGAAATGTTCACGTGCTTTACTCTAGTAAAAGTGataatattaaaacaaagcaaagtgtAATAGACGtgttagaaaaagaaaattctaAATACTAGATAAAAACAGACGTACAATTAACAAAATCTAACTCAATTAACAAAGGAAGAACTACTCTTTACACATGCAGAACGACCCTCATTGTTAGTTATACACTATGCTATTGTCactgattttatttaaaaaatataggaCAAGTGGTGAATATCCCTTttatgtttgaaggtcttctgcacaatttaagttacCAACTACCAGTGGACGTTAGAAGGTGTTAGCggccaccagcggatgttagggacatcACTTCAGTTGTAATCAACGATACAACGATGCTTTAATGTTTAAGTTGGTGCTAAATTGAACAATTTcatacattttgtttgtatacAATTCACAATACGAATGGTTCATGTTTTTCGGGCCCATTGTTGATTCTTTTAAAGTCTACAAAGTAGCTAGTAACTATAATCGTTTAATAAATGCACTGGAGTGAAATGGACAATACTTCTCAATACTTGTGAGATGTAATGGAGTAGAAACCCCCATGATTCTTTCCTTTGTGGTTGAAGGACAAGACAGGGGTTGTTTTGTATTCTAAGTTAGctaaataatttaaaagatgAATGTCTTTCCAACCCCTTGTTCAAAGAGATTACTCTTTAAAAACAAGTGACAAAAGTACATGTTCAtaagaaattgtttttttcagaatACTCTTGCTGCTCCAATACAGCGATTCCAAACCAGGGGGCACTTGTATCTGACAGGAGATACTTCCTGTGTTGCCATAAAAATATTGAGGGGTTGAGACAGTCGTACACTCACCAGATGGTTCGCATCCAGTATTCATTCTGAAGTGGTCTTGGCAatgatactgaaccccaaatagCTCCTGGCGGCTGTGCTGGATGAATGTTGTGTGTAGAAAAGGCGTCAAAGCACAAAGGAATAGAACACATCAGGCTGAGTGGGATCAATCCTGTTAGTTTTCTTCAGCTCATATgatatgttttcatgttgtttacaggCCTTCTAGTGAGTTTGAGTTTGGCCTGGGCTCATTCAGCCTCCTGGAGGAGATTGTCACAGGTCAAGAGTGGGCCAGGTTCCTTAACCCCAACCTGCCAGCtgcctcagccaatcagagaccaTCAGTGGAGCCGCCGAGCCAACTCCAAACCCCCCCGGGTTTCAGCATGGCACAGAAGTCACCTGATAGATATTACCAACCTGTGAGCATGGACGTCTCAGAgggaaaacagcagcagcacgttGTAGTGGCTGATCAGTCAGAACCAATGGAGGAGTGGCTGCCTGAAGAGAGAGGGCGGGGGCAGCAGCCAAGACCTCAATCCTTTGTAGAGGTTAGATATCATTTATATACTTTTCATAGAACTTATTGGATCCTTCATCCAATTCATATGTTCtcataatgattataataacaataatgctTTTATTTAACCCTaaccagtgtgtaagatttaggggGTTTAAAAAgggccctttatattttaaatactttatatgtacatcgggagtgggtcctctctaaaGGGactgttttttacagtagcccagactggacaaactaaacaccttttgagtcatgtttgaaaggggagggtgaggtgaggggtattcaacatgcaacctcaccactagatgtcactaaattcaaCGCACCAAACCTTTTAGGGTGACTTTTCAAGACACTCAATTGCACCGCACAGAAATAACTGAacatcaataaaaaacattaatagggtaataaaatacatat from Limanda limanda chromosome 10, fLimLim1.1, whole genome shotgun sequence carries:
- the zgc:113229 gene encoding uncharacterized protein zgc:113229, coding for MSHSNTPTDTQGMLQSMLQRLRLQPGREGQPLQHSPGPMTAASNHPFNGFQFGSNGIPSNEFGISAGDDLVLKDGEIRQASDGFGMDGGLVSFPSQNDNVDKDTGENRVLGEATSPRITPAGTGQSFPAKSLKGADITSFQETDRDRGTFGSSALTGQVPNPTNSGQNAIQDLVKVQGFAPKVYMWSLTPTAANVDTGSQESEVLHVGNGEVGASEQSKDIQFVANGQTTTDSSSRRKQRSSESKPRRWTQKIKERWMDRRGSSFKKEKEDGGRVDQNSQQGTEISPQKLPLPAENLIIASHKEEEGTLVSLDTSEALPQHTEDSCLEERCRPSSEFEFGLGSFSLLEEIVTGQEWARFLNPNLPAASANQRPSVEPPSQLQTPPGFSMAQKSPDRYYQPVSMDVSEGKQQQHVVVADQSEPMEEWLPEERGRGQQPRPQSFVERADILDNPLLKRIQLNRKRQHHSADRDARLATDETASGSTRSVTSSHVMDETAESHDVLMPLYPLKSPPAPLPPFKPFTPAPRGVLKHSMFLDSEPSMEIVTKRRRVEEIRRVRFSEEVLTIDPPELDLDAEDSEDDSGEEDDSVIEQECEEEQVETEKAEAAAAAVAAAAAVAARRSVLPAWIQALKRRNTGRKHR